A stretch of Canis lupus baileyi chromosome 7, mCanLup2.hap1, whole genome shotgun sequence DNA encodes these proteins:
- the VPS52 gene encoding vacuolar protein sorting-associated protein 52 homolog isoform X3, which translates to MAAAATMAAAARELLLRAGTSDMEEEEGPLGGGPGLQEPLPLGELDISSDEFILDEVDVHIQANLEDELVKEALKTGVDLRHYSKQVELELQQIEQKSIRDYIQESENIASLHNQITACDAVLERMEQMLGAFQSDLSSISSEIRTLQEQSGAMNIRLRNRQAVRGKLGELVDGLIVPSALIMAILEAPVTEPRFLEQLQELDAKAAAVREQEARGTAACADVRGILDRLRVKAVTKIREFILQKIYSFRKPMTNYQIPQTALLKYRFFYQFLLGNERATAKEIRDEYVETLSKIYLSYYRSYLGRLMKVQYEEVAEKDDLMGVEDTAKKGFFSKPSLRSRNTIFTLGTRGSVISPTELEAPILVPHTAQRGEQRYPFEALFRSQHYALLDNSCREYLFICEFFVVSGSAAHDLFHAVMGRTLGMTLKHLESYLTDCYDAIAVFLCIHIVLRFRNIAAKRDVPALDRYWEQVLALLWPRFELILEMNVQSVRSTDPQRLGGLDTRPHYITRRYAEFSSALVSINQTVPNERTMQLLGQLQVEVENFVLRVAAEFSSRKEQLVFLINNYDMMLGVLMERAADDSKEVESFQQLLNARTQEFIEELLSPPFGGLVAFVKEAEALIERGQAERLRGEEARVTQLIRGFGSSWKSSVESLSQDVMRSFTNFRNGTSIIQGALTQLIQLYHRFHRVLSQPQLRALPARAELINIHHLMVELKKHKPNF; encoded by the exons ATGGCAGCTGCTGCGACCATGGCGGCGGCTGCGCGAGAGCTGCTGCTGAGAGCCGGGACCTCGGatatggaggaggaggagggcccgCTG GGGGGTGGCCCTGGTCTTCAGGAGCCATTGCCACTTGGAGAATTGGACATCTCCTCTGATGAATTTATTCTGGATGAAGTGGATG TTCACATTCAGGCAAATCTGGAGGATGAGTTAGTAAAGGAAGCTCTTAAAACG GGTGTGGATCTCCGTCACTATTCAAAGCAGGTTGAGCTGGAACTACAGCAGATTGAGCAGAAATCCATTCGAGATT ATATCCAGGAGAGTGAGAACATAGCGTCTCTCCACAACCAGATCACAGCCTGCGATGCTGTTCTTGAG CGCATGGAGCAGATGTTGGGAGCTTTTCAGAGTGACCTCAGCTCTATTAGCTCTGAGATCCGGACACTGCAGGAACAGTCAGGAGCCATGAATATTCGGCTTCGAAACCGCCAGGCAGTTCGGGGAAAACTTGGGGAACTTGTCGATGGTCTGATAGTGCCCTCTGCTCTGATCAT ggcaattctGGAGGCACCAGTGACAGAGCCTAGGTTCCTGGAGCAGCTGCAGGAACTGGATGCCAAGGCGGCTGCAGTCCGAGAGCAGGAGGCTAGAGGCACAGCGGCTTGTGCTGATGTCAGAGGCATACTTGACCGGCTACGGGTGAAG GCGGTGACGAAGATCCGAGAGTTCATCCTTCAGAAGATTTATTCCTTCAGAAAACCAATGACCAACTATCAGATCCCCCAGACGGCCCTGCTCAAGTACAG GTTCTTCTACCAGTTTCTGCTGGGCAATGAACGGGCAACGGCAAAGGAAATCAGGGATGAGTATGTGGAAACGCTGAGCAAGATCTACCTGTCTTACTATCGCTCTTACCTAGGGCGGCTCATGAaagtgcag tatgaGGAAGTTGCCGAGAAGGATGATCTAATGGGTGTGGAAGACACAGCAAAGAAAG GATTCTTCTCAAAGCCTTCCCTCCGCAGCAGGAACACCATCTTCACCCTGGGGACCCGTGGCTCTGTCATCTCCCCCACTGAACTGGAGGCCCCCATCCTGGTGCCCCACACTGCCCAGCGGGGAGAACAGAGG TATCCATTTGAGGCCCTCTTCCGCAGCCAGCACTACGCCCTCCTAGACAATTCTTGCCGTGAATATCTTTTCATCTGCGAATTCTTTGTTGTATCCGGCTCGGCTGCACATGATCTCTTCCATGCTGTCATGGGTCGCACCCTTGGCATGACCCTG AAACACCTGGAGTCCTATCTCACGGACTGCTACGATGCCATTGCTGTTTTTCTCTGTATCCACATCGTCCTCCGGTTCCGTAACATTGCAGCGAAGAGGGATGTTCCTGCCCTGGACAG GTACTGGGAGCAAGTGCTTGCCTTGCTGTGGCCACGGTTTGAGCTGATCCTGGAGATGAATGTCCAGAGTGTCCGAAGCACTGACCCTCAGCGGCTAGGGGGGCTGGATACTCGGCCCCACTAT ATCACGCGCCGATATGCAGAGTTCTCGTCTGCTCTTGTCAGCATCAATCAGACAGTTCCCAATGAACGGACAATGCAGCTGCTAGGACAGCTACAG GTGGAAGTGGAGAATTTTGTCCTCCGAGTGGCAGCTGAGTTCTCCTCAAGGAAGGAGCAACTTGTGTTTTTGATCAACAACTATGACATGATGCTGGGCGTGCTAATG GAGCGGGCTGCAGATGACAGCAAAGAGGTTGAGAGTTTCCAGCAGCTGCTCAATGCTCGGACACAg GAATTCATTGAAGAGTTGTTGTCTCCCCCTTTTGGGGGTCTGGTGGCATTTGTGAAGGAAGCCGAGGCTTTAATTGAACGTGGACAGGCTGAGCGACTTCGAGGGGAAGAAG CCCGGGTTACTCAACTGATCCGTGGCTTTGGTAGTTCCTGGAAATCATCAGTGGAGTCTCTGAGTCAGGATGTAATGCGGAGTT
- the RPS18 gene encoding small ribosomal subunit protein uS13 produces the protein MSLVIPEKFQHILRVLNTNIDGRRKIAFAITAIKGVGRRYAHVVLRKADIDLTKRAGELTEDEVERVITIMQNPRQYKIPDWFLNRQKDVKDGKYSQVLANGLDNKLREDLERLKKIRAHRGLRHFWGLRVRGQHTKTTGRRGRTVGVSKKK, from the exons ATG tctctagTGATCCCTGAGAAGTTCCAGCACATTTTGCGAGTACTTAACACCAATATCGATGGGCGGCGGAAAATAGCCTTTGCCATCACAGCAATTAAG GGTGTGGGGCGAAGATATGCTCATGTGGTATTGAGGAAAGCAGACATCGATCTCACCAAGAGAGCAGGAGAGCTCACTGAGGATGAG GTGGAACGTGTGATCACTATTATGCAGAATCCACGCCAGTATAAGATCCCTGACTGGTTTTTGAACAGACAAAAGGATGTAAAGGATGGAAAGTACAGCCAG GTCCTGGCCAATGGTCTGGACAACAAACTTCGTGAAGACCTGGAGAGACTGAAGAAGATTCGAGCCCACAGGGGGCTGCGCCACTTTTGGGG ACTTCGTGTCCGAGGCCAGCACACCAAGACCACAGGGCGCCGTGGTCGCACCGTGGGTGTGTCCAAGAAGAAATA
- the VPS52 gene encoding vacuolar protein sorting-associated protein 52 homolog isoform X1, producing MAAAATMAAAARELLLRAGTSDMEEEEGPLVRTWGSFSPESCPGVLASEGPGLGLGRRVGERLLTVMLPVCFSVSVLGVGSESALESEWPTQGGGPGLQEPLPLGELDISSDEFILDEVDVHIQANLEDELVKEALKTGVDLRHYSKQVELELQQIEQKSIRDYIQESENIASLHNQITACDAVLERMEQMLGAFQSDLSSISSEIRTLQEQSGAMNIRLRNRQAVRGKLGELVDGLIVPSALIMAILEAPVTEPRFLEQLQELDAKAAAVREQEARGTAACADVRGILDRLRVKAVTKIREFILQKIYSFRKPMTNYQIPQTALLKYRFFYQFLLGNERATAKEIRDEYVETLSKIYLSYYRSYLGRLMKVQYEEVAEKDDLMGVEDTAKKGFFSKPSLRSRNTIFTLGTRGSVISPTELEAPILVPHTAQRGEQRYPFEALFRSQHYALLDNSCREYLFICEFFVVSGSAAHDLFHAVMGRTLGMTLKHLESYLTDCYDAIAVFLCIHIVLRFRNIAAKRDVPALDRYWEQVLALLWPRFELILEMNVQSVRSTDPQRLGGLDTRPHYITRRYAEFSSALVSINQTVPNERTMQLLGQLQVEVENFVLRVAAEFSSRKEQLVFLINNYDMMLGVLMERAADDSKEVESFQQLLNARTQEFIEELLSPPFGGLVAFVKEAEALIERGQAERLRGEEARVTQLIRGFGSSWKSSVESLSQDVMRSFTNFRNGTSIIQGALTQLIQLYHRFHRVLSQPQLRALPARAELINIHHLMVELKKHKPNF from the exons ATGGCAGCTGCTGCGACCATGGCGGCGGCTGCGCGAGAGCTGCTGCTGAGAGCCGGGACCTCGGatatggaggaggaggagggcccgCTGGTGCGGACGTGGGGCTCTTTCTCTCCGGAGTCTTGTCCGGGGGTCCTCGCGTCAGAAGGGCCTGGGCTGGGTTTAGGCAGAAGAGTGGGCGAGCGGCTGTTAACGGTGATGCTCCCTGTGTGTTTTTCCGTATCCGTCCTTGGAGTCGGGTCTGAGTCTGCCCTGGAGTCAGAATGGCCGACTCAG GGGGGTGGCCCTGGTCTTCAGGAGCCATTGCCACTTGGAGAATTGGACATCTCCTCTGATGAATTTATTCTGGATGAAGTGGATG TTCACATTCAGGCAAATCTGGAGGATGAGTTAGTAAAGGAAGCTCTTAAAACG GGTGTGGATCTCCGTCACTATTCAAAGCAGGTTGAGCTGGAACTACAGCAGATTGAGCAGAAATCCATTCGAGATT ATATCCAGGAGAGTGAGAACATAGCGTCTCTCCACAACCAGATCACAGCCTGCGATGCTGTTCTTGAG CGCATGGAGCAGATGTTGGGAGCTTTTCAGAGTGACCTCAGCTCTATTAGCTCTGAGATCCGGACACTGCAGGAACAGTCAGGAGCCATGAATATTCGGCTTCGAAACCGCCAGGCAGTTCGGGGAAAACTTGGGGAACTTGTCGATGGTCTGATAGTGCCCTCTGCTCTGATCAT ggcaattctGGAGGCACCAGTGACAGAGCCTAGGTTCCTGGAGCAGCTGCAGGAACTGGATGCCAAGGCGGCTGCAGTCCGAGAGCAGGAGGCTAGAGGCACAGCGGCTTGTGCTGATGTCAGAGGCATACTTGACCGGCTACGGGTGAAG GCGGTGACGAAGATCCGAGAGTTCATCCTTCAGAAGATTTATTCCTTCAGAAAACCAATGACCAACTATCAGATCCCCCAGACGGCCCTGCTCAAGTACAG GTTCTTCTACCAGTTTCTGCTGGGCAATGAACGGGCAACGGCAAAGGAAATCAGGGATGAGTATGTGGAAACGCTGAGCAAGATCTACCTGTCTTACTATCGCTCTTACCTAGGGCGGCTCATGAaagtgcag tatgaGGAAGTTGCCGAGAAGGATGATCTAATGGGTGTGGAAGACACAGCAAAGAAAG GATTCTTCTCAAAGCCTTCCCTCCGCAGCAGGAACACCATCTTCACCCTGGGGACCCGTGGCTCTGTCATCTCCCCCACTGAACTGGAGGCCCCCATCCTGGTGCCCCACACTGCCCAGCGGGGAGAACAGAGG TATCCATTTGAGGCCCTCTTCCGCAGCCAGCACTACGCCCTCCTAGACAATTCTTGCCGTGAATATCTTTTCATCTGCGAATTCTTTGTTGTATCCGGCTCGGCTGCACATGATCTCTTCCATGCTGTCATGGGTCGCACCCTTGGCATGACCCTG AAACACCTGGAGTCCTATCTCACGGACTGCTACGATGCCATTGCTGTTTTTCTCTGTATCCACATCGTCCTCCGGTTCCGTAACATTGCAGCGAAGAGGGATGTTCCTGCCCTGGACAG GTACTGGGAGCAAGTGCTTGCCTTGCTGTGGCCACGGTTTGAGCTGATCCTGGAGATGAATGTCCAGAGTGTCCGAAGCACTGACCCTCAGCGGCTAGGGGGGCTGGATACTCGGCCCCACTAT ATCACGCGCCGATATGCAGAGTTCTCGTCTGCTCTTGTCAGCATCAATCAGACAGTTCCCAATGAACGGACAATGCAGCTGCTAGGACAGCTACAG GTGGAAGTGGAGAATTTTGTCCTCCGAGTGGCAGCTGAGTTCTCCTCAAGGAAGGAGCAACTTGTGTTTTTGATCAACAACTATGACATGATGCTGGGCGTGCTAATG GAGCGGGCTGCAGATGACAGCAAAGAGGTTGAGAGTTTCCAGCAGCTGCTCAATGCTCGGACACAg GAATTCATTGAAGAGTTGTTGTCTCCCCCTTTTGGGGGTCTGGTGGCATTTGTGAAGGAAGCCGAGGCTTTAATTGAACGTGGACAGGCTGAGCGACTTCGAGGGGAAGAAG CCCGGGTTACTCAACTGATCCGTGGCTTTGGTAGTTCCTGGAAATCATCAGTGGAGTCTCTGAGTCAGGATGTAATGCGGAGTT
- the VPS52 gene encoding vacuolar protein sorting-associated protein 52 homolog isoform X2, with the protein MAAAATMAAAARELLLRAGTSDMEEEEGPLVRTWGSFSPESCPGVLASEGPGLGLGRRVGERLLTGGGPGLQEPLPLGELDISSDEFILDEVDVHIQANLEDELVKEALKTGVDLRHYSKQVELELQQIEQKSIRDYIQESENIASLHNQITACDAVLERMEQMLGAFQSDLSSISSEIRTLQEQSGAMNIRLRNRQAVRGKLGELVDGLIVPSALIMAILEAPVTEPRFLEQLQELDAKAAAVREQEARGTAACADVRGILDRLRVKAVTKIREFILQKIYSFRKPMTNYQIPQTALLKYRFFYQFLLGNERATAKEIRDEYVETLSKIYLSYYRSYLGRLMKVQYEEVAEKDDLMGVEDTAKKGFFSKPSLRSRNTIFTLGTRGSVISPTELEAPILVPHTAQRGEQRYPFEALFRSQHYALLDNSCREYLFICEFFVVSGSAAHDLFHAVMGRTLGMTLKHLESYLTDCYDAIAVFLCIHIVLRFRNIAAKRDVPALDRYWEQVLALLWPRFELILEMNVQSVRSTDPQRLGGLDTRPHYITRRYAEFSSALVSINQTVPNERTMQLLGQLQVEVENFVLRVAAEFSSRKEQLVFLINNYDMMLGVLMERAADDSKEVESFQQLLNARTQEFIEELLSPPFGGLVAFVKEAEALIERGQAERLRGEEARVTQLIRGFGSSWKSSVESLSQDVMRSFTNFRNGTSIIQGALTQLIQLYHRFHRVLSQPQLRALPARAELINIHHLMVELKKHKPNF; encoded by the exons ATGGCAGCTGCTGCGACCATGGCGGCGGCTGCGCGAGAGCTGCTGCTGAGAGCCGGGACCTCGGatatggaggaggaggagggcccgCTGGTGCGGACGTGGGGCTCTTTCTCTCCGGAGTCTTGTCCGGGGGTCCTCGCGTCAGAAGGGCCTGGGCTGGGTTTAGGCAGAAGAGTGGGCGAGCGGCTGTTAACG GGGGGTGGCCCTGGTCTTCAGGAGCCATTGCCACTTGGAGAATTGGACATCTCCTCTGATGAATTTATTCTGGATGAAGTGGATG TTCACATTCAGGCAAATCTGGAGGATGAGTTAGTAAAGGAAGCTCTTAAAACG GGTGTGGATCTCCGTCACTATTCAAAGCAGGTTGAGCTGGAACTACAGCAGATTGAGCAGAAATCCATTCGAGATT ATATCCAGGAGAGTGAGAACATAGCGTCTCTCCACAACCAGATCACAGCCTGCGATGCTGTTCTTGAG CGCATGGAGCAGATGTTGGGAGCTTTTCAGAGTGACCTCAGCTCTATTAGCTCTGAGATCCGGACACTGCAGGAACAGTCAGGAGCCATGAATATTCGGCTTCGAAACCGCCAGGCAGTTCGGGGAAAACTTGGGGAACTTGTCGATGGTCTGATAGTGCCCTCTGCTCTGATCAT ggcaattctGGAGGCACCAGTGACAGAGCCTAGGTTCCTGGAGCAGCTGCAGGAACTGGATGCCAAGGCGGCTGCAGTCCGAGAGCAGGAGGCTAGAGGCACAGCGGCTTGTGCTGATGTCAGAGGCATACTTGACCGGCTACGGGTGAAG GCGGTGACGAAGATCCGAGAGTTCATCCTTCAGAAGATTTATTCCTTCAGAAAACCAATGACCAACTATCAGATCCCCCAGACGGCCCTGCTCAAGTACAG GTTCTTCTACCAGTTTCTGCTGGGCAATGAACGGGCAACGGCAAAGGAAATCAGGGATGAGTATGTGGAAACGCTGAGCAAGATCTACCTGTCTTACTATCGCTCTTACCTAGGGCGGCTCATGAaagtgcag tatgaGGAAGTTGCCGAGAAGGATGATCTAATGGGTGTGGAAGACACAGCAAAGAAAG GATTCTTCTCAAAGCCTTCCCTCCGCAGCAGGAACACCATCTTCACCCTGGGGACCCGTGGCTCTGTCATCTCCCCCACTGAACTGGAGGCCCCCATCCTGGTGCCCCACACTGCCCAGCGGGGAGAACAGAGG TATCCATTTGAGGCCCTCTTCCGCAGCCAGCACTACGCCCTCCTAGACAATTCTTGCCGTGAATATCTTTTCATCTGCGAATTCTTTGTTGTATCCGGCTCGGCTGCACATGATCTCTTCCATGCTGTCATGGGTCGCACCCTTGGCATGACCCTG AAACACCTGGAGTCCTATCTCACGGACTGCTACGATGCCATTGCTGTTTTTCTCTGTATCCACATCGTCCTCCGGTTCCGTAACATTGCAGCGAAGAGGGATGTTCCTGCCCTGGACAG GTACTGGGAGCAAGTGCTTGCCTTGCTGTGGCCACGGTTTGAGCTGATCCTGGAGATGAATGTCCAGAGTGTCCGAAGCACTGACCCTCAGCGGCTAGGGGGGCTGGATACTCGGCCCCACTAT ATCACGCGCCGATATGCAGAGTTCTCGTCTGCTCTTGTCAGCATCAATCAGACAGTTCCCAATGAACGGACAATGCAGCTGCTAGGACAGCTACAG GTGGAAGTGGAGAATTTTGTCCTCCGAGTGGCAGCTGAGTTCTCCTCAAGGAAGGAGCAACTTGTGTTTTTGATCAACAACTATGACATGATGCTGGGCGTGCTAATG GAGCGGGCTGCAGATGACAGCAAAGAGGTTGAGAGTTTCCAGCAGCTGCTCAATGCTCGGACACAg GAATTCATTGAAGAGTTGTTGTCTCCCCCTTTTGGGGGTCTGGTGGCATTTGTGAAGGAAGCCGAGGCTTTAATTGAACGTGGACAGGCTGAGCGACTTCGAGGGGAAGAAG CCCGGGTTACTCAACTGATCCGTGGCTTTGGTAGTTCCTGGAAATCATCAGTGGAGTCTCTGAGTCAGGATGTAATGCGGAGTT